One Algibacter sp. L3A6 genomic region harbors:
- a CDS encoding GntR family transcriptional regulator → METVMDAINFIDINKNSRVPMYQQIVDSIINNISNGNIVLNEKLPSINTISEDFYLSRDTVEKAYSILKERNIIVSIPRRGYYVSKIETTHKLKILFLVNKLSSYKMRIYNSFFNIDVGHYINLLMIIKSGQNRTINKY, encoded by the coding sequence ATGGAAACTGTAATGGATGCAATTAATTTTATAGATATTAATAAAAACTCAAGAGTACCAATGTACCAACAGATCGTTGATTCTATAATCAATAATATATCAAATGGTAATATAGTATTGAATGAAAAATTACCATCAATAAATACAATAAGTGAGGATTTCTATCTTTCCCGGGATACAGTTGAAAAAGCATATAGTATATTAAAAGAGCGTAATATAATTGTTTCAATACCTCGAAGAGGTTATTACGTTTCAAAAATAGAGACTACTCATAAATTAAAAATTTTATTTTTAGTAAATAAACTAAGCTCTTATAAAATGAGAATTTATAATTCTTTTTTTAATATTGATGTTGGACATTATATAAATCTCTTAATGATAATTAAGTCAGGACAGAACAGGACAATCAATAAATATTAA
- a CDS encoding site-specific integrase: MASVTPFLDKRPNSKNLHPITIRIIKDRKPSYIYIGQSVKLNQWDAKNRRVRKSHPDHLEINQLILSKLSLANKSLINAEIQEQDLSSKKIKNQIVSKYDNDFFKVAESYLVNIRNRQQFHQLDIEISRIRVFKEFLKRDQLHFKDLNIELLKEFEHFLLSKRNLVARTVANYMITLRTIYNLGISKSIIKKESYPFGKGKFQIKFPETKKIGLNREEIKTLENLKGLTKAQEYALYAWLLSFYFAGIRISDVLQLKWADFYDERLHYRMAKNNKLVSLKIPDKVTKILGKLEREEHSVYLFKELEGVNLNDKKRVRTRIKTATRNFNRRLELVAEQAGIDKKVSMHIARHSFGNISGDKIPIQMLQKLYRHSSVTTTMLYQANFMRRDADEALDMVVDF; this comes from the coding sequence ATGGCATCAGTAACACCATTTTTAGACAAACGACCAAATTCAAAAAATCTACATCCTATAACCATAAGAATTATAAAGGATAGAAAACCCTCATATATTTATATTGGACAATCCGTTAAGTTGAATCAATGGGATGCCAAAAATCGTCGGGTACGAAAATCACATCCAGATCATTTAGAAATTAATCAGCTGATACTGTCAAAACTATCTTTAGCCAACAAAAGTTTGATTAATGCCGAAATTCAAGAGCAAGATTTATCTTCAAAAAAGATAAAAAATCAAATTGTATCTAAATATGATAACGATTTTTTTAAAGTAGCCGAAAGTTATTTGGTAAACATAAGGAACCGACAGCAGTTTCATCAATTAGATATCGAAATAAGTCGTATAAGGGTGTTTAAAGAATTTCTAAAAAGAGATCAACTTCATTTTAAAGACTTGAACATTGAACTCCTAAAAGAATTTGAACATTTTCTGTTAAGTAAAAGGAATTTGGTTGCACGTACTGTGGCTAATTACATGATTACGCTTCGTACTATTTATAATTTGGGAATAAGTAAAAGCATTATAAAGAAGGAATCGTACCCTTTTGGAAAGGGGAAATTTCAAATTAAGTTTCCTGAAACTAAAAAGATTGGATTGAATAGAGAAGAAATAAAGACTTTAGAGAATTTAAAAGGTTTAACAAAAGCTCAAGAGTACGCTTTATATGCATGGTTACTTAGTTTTTATTTTGCAGGAATTCGTATAAGTGATGTATTACAATTAAAGTGGGCAGATTTTTATGACGAGCGTTTACATTACCGTATGGCTAAGAATAACAAATTAGTTTCATTGAAGATCCCTGATAAAGTTACTAAAATTCTCGGTAAATTAGAAAGAGAAGAACATTCTGTTTATTTATTCAAGGAGTTAGAAGGCGTTAATTTAAATGATAAGAAACGCGTAAGGACAAGAATAAAAACAGCAACAAGAAACTTCAATAGGAGGTTAGAGCTTGTTGCTGAGCAAGCAGGTATAGATAAAAAAGTGTCCATGCATATTGCTCGCCATAGTTTTGGTAATATTTCTGGTGATAAAATTCCTATTCAAATGCTTCAAAAACTATATCGGCATTCTTCGGTTACTACAACTATGCTTTATCAAGCTAATTTTATGCGAAGAGATGCTGATGAGGCTCTTGATATGGTTGTTGATTTCTAA